A window of the Butyricimonas faecalis genome harbors these coding sequences:
- a CDS encoding S46 family peptidase, translating into MKRVFIIVFALLSTSIVRADEGMWLLSLLGKNIEQMQAQGCKLTAEDIYSVNQASLKDAIVGLGNDGRPFWHFCSGEIISDKGLVLTNHHCGFSVIQKHSTVEHDYLSNGFWAYKYSEELPNPGITASILQRMEDVTDQVNAVLNDNMSEEERAVAIDAISKQISAKAVQGTNLFAQVQSMFEGNQFFLLVYKIYRDVRLVGAPAQSMGKFGGDTDNWSWPRHTADFCMMRIYTGPDGEPAPYNTSNVPLKPKHHLPVSAKGVQDGDFAMIMGFPGTTDRFLTSFGLKETMEVTNDIRYKVRTEKLRIMKEGMNAAAATRIQYASKYAQCANYWKYSHEQNIALENLNTMGEKERIEREFTAWVNADPARKAKYGNALTLIKEGYEAMHPYNVAMSYMQEAGLQGAEVPLFAFQVGNTLERAFDAKNTAEVKEMYLKAIKSNAAAFFKDFNKDVDKNLVAALLKIYSDNVAAEWHPDVFNLINKKYKGNYEKFAKELSDKSIFTDEARLNAFLEKPDMKKLNKDLGYITGASLFEVFQKLREEMSAMRSNIAKGDRLFVNGLMAMEPNKVWAPNANSTIRLTYGNVKSYKPRDAVFYDYYTTLTGVMEKEGPKGGEFEVPQKLKDLYHAKDFGRYGADNISVNFITNNDITGGNSGSPVINGNGELIGTAFDGNSEAMSGDIDFEENLQRCINLDARYMLFIVDKIANAQNLINEMTIVF; encoded by the coding sequence ATGAAGAGAGTTTTTATTATTGTATTTGCTTTGCTTTCAACGTCAATCGTGCGGGCGGATGAAGGTATGTGGCTTTTGTCTTTGCTTGGGAAGAACATCGAGCAGATGCAGGCACAAGGCTGCAAATTGACGGCGGAAGACATTTATTCCGTGAACCAGGCATCATTGAAAGATGCAATCGTTGGATTAGGAAACGACGGACGTCCTTTCTGGCATTTTTGTTCCGGCGAAATTATTTCGGACAAAGGATTGGTGTTGACAAACCACCACTGCGGATTCAGCGTGATTCAAAAGCACTCTACCGTGGAACACGATTACTTGTCAAACGGTTTCTGGGCTTACAAATATAGCGAAGAGTTGCCGAATCCCGGTATTACCGCGTCTATCCTGCAACGCATGGAAGACGTGACCGATCAGGTGAATGCCGTTTTGAATGATAATATGTCAGAAGAAGAACGTGCTGTGGCTATTGACGCTATTTCTAAACAAATTTCTGCCAAGGCAGTACAAGGAACCAACCTTTTCGCTCAAGTACAGAGTATGTTCGAGGGAAATCAGTTCTTCTTGTTGGTTTACAAGATTTACCGCGATGTTCGTTTAGTAGGCGCACCGGCTCAAAGCATGGGTAAATTCGGTGGAGACACGGACAACTGGTCTTGGCCCCGTCACACGGCAGACTTCTGTATGATGCGTATCTACACGGGTCCTGACGGAGAACCGGCTCCTTACAACACGAGTAATGTTCCGTTGAAACCGAAACATCATTTGCCCGTTTCAGCAAAAGGGGTACAAGATGGTGATTTTGCCATGATCATGGGATTCCCCGGAACAACCGATCGTTTCTTGACCAGCTTTGGATTGAAAGAGACGATGGAGGTAACCAATGATATTCGTTACAAAGTACGTACCGAGAAGTTGCGTATCATGAAAGAAGGTATGAACGCTGCGGCTGCCACTCGTATTCAATACGCGTCTAAATATGCACAATGTGCTAACTACTGGAAATATTCTCACGAGCAGAATATCGCTTTGGAGAATTTGAACACGATGGGCGAGAAAGAGAGAATTGAACGTGAATTTACCGCTTGGGTGAATGCTGATCCGGCTCGCAAGGCTAAATATGGTAACGCGTTGACATTGATTAAAGAGGGTTACGAGGCAATGCACCCGTATAACGTGGCCATGTCTTATATGCAGGAAGCCGGATTGCAAGGTGCTGAAGTTCCGTTATTCGCTTTCCAAGTGGGTAATACTTTAGAAAGAGCTTTCGATGCAAAAAACACGGCCGAAGTGAAAGAAATGTACCTCAAGGCAATCAAGAGTAACGCGGCAGCTTTCTTTAAGGATTTTAACAAAGATGTTGATAAAAACTTGGTAGCAGCGTTATTAAAAATTTATAGCGATAACGTGGCTGCTGAATGGCATCCGGACGTGTTCAACTTGATCAACAAGAAATACAAAGGTAATTACGAAAAATTCGCTAAAGAATTGTCTGACAAGTCTATTTTCACGGATGAGGCTCGTTTGAACGCGTTCCTTGAAAAACCGGATATGAAAAAATTGAATAAAGATCTGGGCTATATCACGGGAGCAAGCTTGTTCGAGGTTTTCCAGAAATTGAGAGAGGAAATGAGTGCTATGCGTAGCAATATTGCCAAAGGAGATCGTTTGTTCGTGAATGGATTGATGGCAATGGAACCGAACAAAGTATGGGCTCCGAACGCTAACTCTACGATCCGTTTGACTTATGGAAACGTGAAGAGCTACAAGCCGAGAGATGCCGTGTTCTATGATTATTACACCACGTTAACCGGTGTTATGGAAAAAGAAGGCCCGAAAGGTGGTGAATTCGAAGTTCCGCAAAAATTGAAAGATTTGTATCACGCGAAGGATTTCGGACGTTACGGTGCCGACAACATTTCCGTGAACTTCATCACGAACAATGATATTACAGGTGGTAACTCCGGTTCTCCGGTTATCAATGGCAACGGCGAGTTGATCGGAACCGCGTTTGACGGAAACTCTGAGGCGATGTCCGGTGATATTGATTTTGAGGAAAACTTGCAAAGATGTATCAACTTGGATGCTCGTTACATGTTGTTCATCGTGGACAAAATCGCGAATGCACAAAACTTAATCAACGAGATGACGATTGTATTTTAA
- a CDS encoding DNA recombination protein RmuC: protein MELFILISCVLLLVLNIILIGLHVRSRKYNAAQEVSRSISDLEKVIRDESRYNRENDENRSRKDREELASTLNHFRTEHRETLKNITNQTNSAIQAFQKSFAESMELFNRLQREKFGELSLRQQELLQNTEKKLEEMRTMVDEKLQKTLHERIGQSFELVSKQLANVQKGLGEMQTLAQDVGGLKRVLSNVKIRGTIGEVQLSMLLEQILAPDQYDTNVKTKPGSDKLVEFAVKLPGQAEDDQSVYLPIDAKFPKDVYEQLLDAYESGDLQRVGTTSRMLEQTIRGMAKDIRDKYLAPPYTTDFGIMFLPFESIYGEVTRRAALLEQLQQEYHVIVTGPTTLAAILNSLQMGFRTLAIQKRSSEVWRILGGVKAEFEKFGGLLEKAQKNLQTANNQLEEVMGKRTRAIQRQLRSIEALPTKEGPNTLLESFSEEDEA from the coding sequence ATGGAATTATTTATACTTATATCCTGTGTTTTACTTCTCGTTCTCAACATTATCCTCATCGGATTGCACGTCCGTTCCCGCAAGTACAACGCCGCCCAGGAGGTATCACGGTCCATCTCGGACCTCGAAAAAGTGATTCGGGACGAATCCCGCTATAACCGGGAAAACGACGAAAACCGCTCCCGCAAGGACCGGGAAGAACTAGCCTCTACCCTCAACCATTTCCGAACGGAACACCGAGAAACCTTAAAGAATATCACCAACCAAACCAACTCTGCCATACAGGCATTCCAGAAAAGTTTTGCCGAAAGTATGGAATTGTTCAATCGCCTGCAACGGGAAAAGTTCGGAGAACTCTCCCTCCGTCAGCAAGAACTTCTGCAAAACACGGAAAAGAAGTTGGAAGAGATGCGAACTATGGTAGATGAAAAGTTACAAAAGACTCTACACGAACGCATCGGACAATCGTTTGAACTCGTCAGCAAACAACTGGCAAACGTGCAGAAAGGCTTAGGGGAGATGCAAACGCTGGCGCAGGATGTCGGCGGACTGAAACGGGTGCTTAGTAACGTGAAAATACGGGGAACGATCGGGGAGGTACAACTTTCCATGCTACTGGAACAGATTCTGGCCCCGGATCAATATGATACAAACGTGAAGACCAAACCCGGATCAGACAAGCTGGTCGAGTTTGCCGTGAAACTTCCCGGACAGGCGGAAGATGACCAATCGGTTTATCTTCCTATCGATGCCAAGTTTCCGAAGGACGTTTACGAGCAACTCCTTGACGCTTATGAATCCGGAGACTTACAACGGGTGGGAACTACTTCCCGTATGCTTGAACAAACCATTCGCGGCATGGCAAAAGACATCCGGGACAAATACCTTGCCCCACCGTATACCACGGATTTCGGGATTATGTTCCTGCCTTTCGAGAGCATATACGGCGAAGTTACCCGTCGGGCTGCCTTGCTGGAACAATTACAGCAGGAATACCACGTGATTGTCACGGGACCCACCACGCTGGCAGCGATTCTCAACAGCCTGCAAATGGGATTCCGCACGCTTGCCATCCAAAAACGTAGTAGCGAAGTGTGGCGCATTCTTGGCGGCGTGAAAGCTGAATTCGAAAAGTTCGGGGGACTTTTGGAGAAAGCCCAAAAGAACCTCCAAACTGCCAACAATCAACTGGAAGAGGTCATGGGGAAACGAACCCGCGCCATACAAAGACAGCTTCGATCGATCGAAGCGCTTCCGACAAAAGAGGGACCAAACACACTCTTGGAGTCATTCTCAGAAGAAGATGAAGCATGA
- a CDS encoding sugar phosphate nucleotidyltransferase — METTKNKTTLLIMAAGMGSRFGSLKQLALLGPHKKTLLHYSIYDAVHAGFDKIVFIIRRSFEKEFKEAVGKYAESLVETVYCFQEMDQLPGNLPPIQREKPWGTAHAIWAAKEHIHEPFIAINADDFYGRDAFVKMHDFVAVNTDERCFSLAGYRLAATLSENGTVSRGICTVDNDNFLTSITERTKIGREGDVIKDMNSGVILHENDVVSMNFWGFSPMLFEEIEKQFIEFYHKNSENPKAEIYIPFVVDELIKQKAVKVKVLNTSAKWFGVTYKEDTELVNNALQKFDGEGLYTDMGQ, encoded by the coding sequence ATGGAAACTACGAAGAACAAAACGACCTTGCTCATTATGGCAGCAGGAATGGGTTCTCGGTTCGGGAGCTTAAAACAACTGGCCCTACTCGGACCTCACAAAAAAACATTGTTACATTATTCGATCTATGATGCCGTACACGCGGGATTTGACAAGATTGTTTTCATCATCCGCCGGAGTTTCGAGAAGGAATTCAAAGAGGCCGTGGGCAAATATGCCGAAAGTCTGGTTGAAACCGTGTACTGTTTCCAAGAAATGGATCAACTACCCGGTAATCTACCCCCGATCCAACGGGAGAAACCCTGGGGAACGGCCCACGCCATCTGGGCTGCCAAAGAGCACATTCACGAACCGTTTATCGCTATCAACGCCGATGATTTTTACGGACGGGACGCCTTCGTAAAAATGCACGATTTCGTGGCCGTCAATACCGATGAGAGATGTTTCAGTTTAGCCGGTTACCGGTTAGCTGCCACCCTATCCGAAAACGGTACAGTATCAAGAGGAATATGTACGGTAGACAACGATAATTTCTTGACAAGTATCACCGAACGCACGAAAATTGGCAGGGAGGGAGACGTGATCAAGGATATGAACTCAGGGGTCATACTGCATGAAAATGACGTGGTTTCCATGAATTTCTGGGGATTCTCGCCCATGCTTTTCGAGGAAATTGAAAAGCAATTCATCGAGTTTTACCACAAAAACAGTGAAAATCCCAAAGCGGAAATTTATATACCTTTCGTGGTGGACGAACTCATCAAGCAAAAGGCAGTGAAAGTAAAAGTCTTAAACACCAGTGCTAAATGGTTCGGAGTGACATACAAAGAAGACACTGAACTGGTGAACAATGCCTTACAGAAGTTTGACGGGGAAGGATTATATACTGACATGGGGCAGTAA
- a CDS encoding phosphotransferase enzyme family protein: MDKLKRIYDTFVSSGRFISATPYGSGHINDTYLVKVDEDVEYILQRINDNVFKDIPKLVRNKELVCGHIRNRLIRHKVSDITRKYITYFYTDKGNAYYKDYEGNYWTLSLFIKGSKSYDVIPNSQIAYQVGIGFGEFENRISDFDSKLLIETIPLFHNVPRRQRELKEALSKARPDRIEASKELLEYLKKFDNKMLELQQMKDEGILPLRVTHNDMKANNLLFDHNDHPLCVIDLDTVMPGIVHYDFGDAIRSACNTAGEETRDLDEVHFNMDYFEAFTAGFMEKAKHLLTLKEKKTLAQGCTLMTYLQAVRFLTDYLDGDHYYPITYPEHNLQRAKVQVKLLQDMERQFDKMNQFILNQ; encoded by the coding sequence ATGGACAAACTGAAGAGAATTTACGACACATTCGTATCGAGCGGGCGGTTTATATCCGCGACACCGTATGGTTCTGGCCATATTAACGACACCTATCTGGTGAAAGTAGACGAGGATGTCGAGTACATTCTCCAAAGGATCAACGACAATGTATTCAAGGATATCCCGAAACTGGTACGAAATAAAGAATTGGTGTGCGGACATATCCGCAACCGGCTTATCCGGCATAAAGTGAGCGATATCACCCGGAAATACATCACGTATTTCTACACGGACAAAGGGAACGCTTATTATAAGGATTACGAGGGAAATTACTGGACATTGTCACTCTTTATCAAAGGATCAAAGAGTTATGATGTCATCCCGAATTCCCAGATCGCTTACCAAGTGGGCATCGGGTTTGGGGAATTCGAGAATCGAATTTCTGATTTCGACTCAAAATTGTTGATCGAAACCATTCCGCTTTTCCATAACGTTCCCCGCCGCCAACGGGAATTAAAAGAAGCCTTGTCCAAAGCCAGACCGGATCGGATCGAGGCAAGCAAGGAGTTACTCGAATACTTGAAAAAATTCGATAACAAAATGCTGGAATTACAACAGATGAAAGATGAGGGGATCCTGCCTCTCCGGGTCACGCACAATGATATGAAAGCGAATAATCTCTTGTTCGACCACAATGATCACCCGCTATGCGTGATCGATCTGGACACCGTGATGCCGGGAATCGTGCATTATGATTTCGGGGATGCCATACGCTCGGCTTGCAACACGGCTGGAGAGGAAACCCGCGATCTTGACGAGGTTCACTTTAACATGGATTATTTCGAGGCCTTCACTGCCGGATTCATGGAAAAAGCAAAGCATCTTCTCACGCTCAAGGAGAAAAAGACTCTCGCCCAGGGATGCACGCTGATGACCTACCTGCAAGCCGTTCGTTTCTTGACGGATTACCTGGACGGGGATCATTATTACCCGATTACCTATCCCGAACATAACCTGCAACGAGCTAAAGTCCAAGTAAAGTTGTTACAGGATATGGAGCGGCAATTTGACAAGATGAACCAGTTTATTCTGAATCAATAA
- the rlmN gene encoding 23S rRNA (adenine(2503)-C(2))-methyltransferase RlmN encodes MTLTFILQTATLTHKQESSDGTTKLGFTLSDGNLIETVLIPGKDKSTVCVSSQVGCKLKCSFCATGGLGFTRNLLPEEIFDQVVAVKRLGEERGLPLSNIVLMGMGEPLLNYENVLAAIERITAEDGLGMSPYRLTLSTSGIVGGIKRLADDDVRFNLAISLHSAVNTTRDKIMPINKAYPLPELAEAIRYFVDKTGTRPTFEYLLLKGVNDSLDDAKALALFCRQFPVKINIIEYNEVDNAPYRHSPDASRDQFVRYLESKNIVVNIRRSKGKDIDAACGQLANKNS; translated from the coding sequence TTGACACTCACTTTCATCCTGCAAACAGCCACGCTCACCCATAAACAAGAGAGCAGTGATGGCACGACGAAGCTCGGTTTTACTCTATCCGACGGAAACCTGATAGAAACCGTACTTATCCCGGGCAAAGACAAATCGACCGTGTGCGTATCCTCGCAAGTCGGGTGCAAACTGAAATGTAGCTTTTGCGCCACGGGTGGTCTGGGGTTCACCCGGAACTTGTTACCGGAAGAGATATTCGACCAGGTAGTTGCCGTGAAACGCCTGGGAGAAGAGCGGGGCCTCCCGTTATCCAACATCGTGTTGATGGGTATGGGCGAGCCGCTCCTAAACTACGAGAATGTCCTTGCCGCCATTGAACGCATCACGGCAGAGGATGGGTTGGGCATGTCCCCCTATCGCCTCACGTTATCCACCTCCGGCATCGTGGGAGGCATCAAGCGACTGGCAGATGACGACGTCCGTTTCAACCTTGCCATATCGCTTCACTCGGCAGTCAACACGACCCGGGACAAAATCATGCCAATCAACAAGGCTTACCCGCTTCCCGAACTGGCCGAAGCCATCCGGTATTTCGTGGATAAAACAGGCACCCGTCCCACGTTCGAATACCTGTTACTGAAAGGCGTCAATGACAGTCTTGATGATGCCAAGGCTCTCGCCTTGTTTTGTCGGCAATTCCCCGTGAAAATCAACATTATCGAGTACAACGAAGTGGACAACGCCCCCTACCGTCACAGTCCGGATGCCAGCAGGGATCAATTCGTCCGCTACCTCGAAAGCAAAAATATCGTGGTGAATATCCGTCGCAGCAAAGGAAAAGACATCGATGCGGCTTGCGGGCAATTGGCCAACAAAAACAGTTAG
- a CDS encoding IS110 family RNA-guided transposase, translated as MENFYFIGVDVSKKKLDFCVLLNGTIVLEEVVNNNIPSIRRFLETFLVDFKTSIDNLLVCAEHTGQYTFPLSIACQSLSCGLWLENPAQIKYSSGFSRGKNDKVDAHRIARYASRFSDNARYYQRPREEIERLKQLRNEQDLYKSDLAKYKGQLSDQREFMLDRVYQEKAQRLERLIEELEKLIKDIDLLVETIIRSCRVLWRQRELLLSVEGVGPSVALCLIIETEAFTRFDDPRKFACHAGVAPFRYTSGSSQHSRNKVSQRANKQIKTLLHMAALSITGRKSGELKAYYERKVKEGKNKMTVINAIRAKLIARMFAVIKKDQFYTPVYS; from the coding sequence ATGGAAAACTTTTATTTTATCGGGGTAGACGTTAGTAAAAAGAAACTTGATTTTTGCGTGTTGCTAAACGGCACGATAGTTCTTGAAGAAGTAGTAAACAATAACATCCCGTCGATACGTCGTTTCCTGGAAACGTTCTTGGTTGATTTTAAAACCTCGATCGATAACCTGCTAGTCTGTGCCGAGCACACGGGGCAGTACACCTTCCCCCTGTCAATCGCTTGCCAGTCTCTCTCTTGTGGTTTATGGCTTGAAAATCCAGCGCAGATCAAGTATTCTTCGGGCTTCTCACGTGGGAAGAATGACAAGGTCGATGCTCACCGAATCGCTCGCTACGCCTCTCGTTTCAGTGACAACGCTCGTTATTACCAGCGTCCTCGGGAAGAGATCGAGCGCCTCAAGCAGTTAAGGAACGAGCAAGACCTTTACAAGTCGGACTTGGCCAAGTACAAGGGGCAACTCTCCGACCAACGAGAGTTCATGCTTGATCGAGTCTATCAAGAGAAGGCTCAAAGACTGGAACGGTTGATAGAAGAGCTGGAAAAATTGATCAAAGATATCGATCTACTCGTCGAGACAATTATCCGTTCCTGCCGTGTTCTCTGGCGGCAGCGGGAGTTGTTGCTATCAGTCGAGGGGGTTGGGCCGAGTGTCGCCCTTTGCTTGATCATCGAGACTGAAGCGTTCACGCGCTTCGATGATCCCCGCAAGTTCGCCTGTCATGCCGGGGTAGCACCTTTCCGTTACACCTCGGGAAGCAGTCAACATTCCAGGAACAAGGTATCCCAGCGGGCGAACAAGCAAATCAAGACGTTGTTACACATGGCTGCCTTGTCGATCACGGGAAGGAAGTCTGGTGAGTTAAAGGCGTATTACGAGAGAAAGGTTAAGGAAGGAAAGAACAAGATGACGGTCATTAACGCGATCAGGGCAAAGCTGATCGCGAGAATGTTTGCTGTCATCAAAAAAGATCAATTTTATACCCCTGTTTATTCATGA
- a CDS encoding lipocalin family protein — MKFFLLAILLVGCNIMAVTAQSDKLVDNRAIDTLDLKKYVGLWYEIARFDHPFERGLVGVTTEYTIKPNGSIKVIGRGYQDSLQGEKKEIVGRVYIPDTTQPGVLKVTFFLIFNTDYHILEVEKDYSAALIGSSQRDHLWIMSRTPTLPPKKLKDLMQRAQRRGYDTTALIFVPHGQKQIQEELTKL, encoded by the coding sequence ATGAAGTTTTTCTTATTAGCCATATTGCTCGTCGGATGCAATATCATGGCAGTAACAGCACAATCCGACAAACTCGTTGATAACCGGGCCATAGACACGCTGGATCTAAAAAAGTACGTCGGTCTATGGTACGAAATCGCTCGCTTTGATCATCCCTTTGAACGAGGTTTGGTCGGGGTAACGACCGAGTACACCATCAAACCCAACGGAAGTATCAAGGTTATCGGACGAGGCTACCAAGACAGTCTCCAGGGAGAGAAAAAAGAGATCGTGGGCCGCGTGTATATCCCGGACACGACCCAACCGGGAGTCCTAAAAGTCACCTTTTTCCTGATCTTCAACACGGACTACCACATCCTGGAAGTCGAGAAAGATTACAGCGCGGCCCTCATCGGAAGTTCCCAACGCGATCATCTCTGGATTATGAGCCGCACGCCGACACTTCCTCCTAAAAAGTTGAAAGACTTGATGCAACGGGCACAGCGCAGAGGGTATGACACCACGGCCCTCATTTTCGTCCCGCACGGGCAGAAACAAATTCAGGAAGAGTTGACCAAACTCTGA